Part of the Lolium rigidum isolate FL_2022 chromosome 6, APGP_CSIRO_Lrig_0.1, whole genome shotgun sequence genome, CTCTGCGATGCGTCAACAACCTCCACAGATAAGGACCGCAATTTTCCTCCACGGCCAACCTACGACCTCGCCGGCAGGGCTAGGCATATACATTCATGCAGCGTGCCATATGGCTTCGAAAAACCTCCACAACAAACCTACGATCTCGCCGGCAGGGCTAGTCATCTTCATTGAGTCCCCTCCTACTTAATGGCCCATTAGGCCACAACTAGCTGCTTTCTACAAGGATTTTCATTACCTGTCTCATGCAATCCATAAAATAGCCAGGGACCTCCACGAGGCAGAGCATGATTCCTTATCGAGAAAAAAGGTAGCACATGATAAACGGAACAGAGTAATAAAGAAGTTTTAGTGATCCAACTGCCTCTTCTCTTGTACACTGTAGTCGCCCAAGCCACTCTAGCGAGTCTTGCCATGTTAAGACAGTGCTGCATGATCTCAGTATCTGCATCTAATATTCAATAAAATGTTGTAACTTTTCCTCTTGAATACAAACAAGTTGAACTCAATTCCTGGGTGATCCAATCACTTCCTAACCCAAGCCCAGATATGCACTGAAACTACTACCGCTGCCAACACAAAAATCAGCAGGATGTTCCCTCCGGCTAGAGCAAACGAGACAAACAGAATGACTAAAAGAGAAAAAGCTGTGAAACTAACAGCCCCCACAATGGTGGCAATCTGCAAATCAGCGTTGTCCTTGCCCCGAGCAAGGAGCAACGATCCCACCGTGGCTGCTGAAAACACTGTCCCGAACAGGAACGCAACCAAACCCTGCAGGTCCTTGGGAATGATGGTATTCAGGTACGGGAGAAGTCCTAGTGAAcctgacatggcgatgtagaacaAGACTTCAGGGCTTCTGCTGCAGGTGGACGAGGTCGAGGCAGATGCGGCTAGGTCGCTCGAAAGGTCGGCTCCCAGCCCGCCGCTTGCTGCCACCAATATAGCTGCTTCGGAGGCAAGATTCTTGGCAATTGCTCCCGGTTGCTCCTCTATCTTGCCGCCGATTGCAGTCTTGTACAAGGCCGCAGCTGCCAATTGAAGGCAGGCCGCCGCTCCCGCGGTCTCAGGGACGGCGAACTCTCGCAGCGCTGCGGTCAGGTTGGCCGAAGGGTCGGCGAGGAGGCGGTGGCCGCTACAGAAATCTTGGAAGACTTGCGAGCGGTCGATCAGTAAGTCGATCCTGTCACGGGTCTTCCTCTCGGGAAGGACCCTTGTGCTCGCCCCCGCTCGCACCCCGCCGGGCGCCGTCCAAGCAGGGGAATTGGATGAAGATGGAATGTCGATGTCGATGAGCACGTGCTCCTTGTTGCGCGCAGCCATGGCGCGGCTTGGTGAGCCAGGTCCCGCTCCCGACAGATCCTTCCCGCCGCTCGACGAGCCATGTCCCGCTCCCGACAGACCCTTCCCGCCGCTCGACGAGCCATCTCCCGCTCCGGCCTCCGCGGAACCTCTCCcgccgacgagggaggcgagcgtCCAGCGGGGGAACCACGACTTGCGCTCCTCCTTCTTGCCCGTAGCCGCAGGCGACACCCTCTCCGTCTTCTCGGTTGCTTCCGCCGCCTTCTTGGAGTCAAGGGCCACCGATAGGCCTAGTTCTTGGGTGTTCTTGGCGCCATGGACGACGGGCGCTGGGCGCGGCGACGGGGGCGGAGAAAGAGAGGGGTCCGCCGGACCCTCCGGGGGAAGAAGAGGCGTATGGTCCGGCGTATCATCCATTGACACTTGGATTGAAGGTGGGGGATTTGGGGTTTGCCGGGGAGGGAGGGGAATGGACTTCTTTTTTTCTCGGCGACGGAGGTTCTGCTGGGGGAGAGGGGAATATGATTTTGTAGGGAAGAAGACGGAATTTGTAGACCTGAATCAGTGTGCCAGCCCAGTCAGGTGCATGTCCATTTTGGACCCTAACAAGCCCAACCAGTTTGGGCCCTACCAAGCCCAACCAGTTTGAAATGCATACAAGGGAGGACGAGCTCATCCATTCATTTTCAAAATTAAGTTTAAAGAGACTAATGATTGTTTGGATCTAGTAAcaaaatctaaaataaaaatcCATATTTTTAAACCtccaattttttcatatattattattTTGCACTCTTGTAGAATTTCATTAGTTCTAAAACTTGTAAGTATGATATTGGCACTTTAAAAAATAAAAGGCCACATGAAAGAGTGGAATGCATATAAACACTCAAGCACATATTTAGATGACTAGCAGGGAGGCAAAGCCACCAAGATCCATTACTTAACAAAACCAGCATGTCCAAAATtatacctaattttctttaaaaTAACTCTAGTTCGAGGGCTTGCGGAGATACTAAGGGTAGTGACATAGTTCTAAGAAAACTCTAATTGTAGGCTAGAGGATATGGTTTATGAAATTAGTTTTAAACacattttcaaatttcaaaaaacttATGACAACGCATATCTCGACGTTCTATGTGCTCACAAAGCCGTTTCACTAAACACCGATATATTTTATGTTGTGtgtgaaaaagataaaaaaaataaagacAAAAAGAATTATGCTAAAGAAAAGCTTTCGCACGAGACATTTTTTTATCTCTTTTACAAAGGTATCAGAAAACGTCAATTTCCCCGTGAAACTTGGCATGTGCTCATAAAATGTATGCCTGCAAacttttttcggaatttttttgaCATTAAAAAAACAGTGGCAAAAGCATATGCACCCTGGATCAAAAGTATAATTCCTCTTACCGTATCCTTTTCTccctaaaaaaacagaaaaaaacatgTTTGTGTTAAGACTGCCACCTTGGTCCGTCGACCAAATCGCTGCCAGCCAGCGCCGTCCCATCAAACTGATCGTGGCGCTGACTTGCTGGCCGACGGAGACACGGATTTGATGCCTCCGACACAACATGGTTTGAGATCTTGAACTACTCCCTTCCTCCCCGGTTCATAGATTGAGCTTGCGCGTATCTCTAGATCATAAATTTAACAGTAGGTGAATGGACTTTTTTTTTCTCGGCGATGGAGATTCTGCTAGGGGAGAGGGGAATATGATTTTATAGGGAAGAAGACGGAATTTGTAGACCTGAATCAGTGTGCCAGCCCAGTCAGGTGCATGTCCATTTTGGACCCTAATAAGCCCAACCAGTTTGGGCCCTACCAAGCCCAACCAGTTTGAAATGCATACAAGGGAGGACGAGCTCATCCATTCATTTTCAAAATTAAGTTTAAAAAAACTAATGATTGTTTGGATCTAGTAACAAAATCTAAAATAAAACTAATGATTGTTTGGGTCTATACAGTGCAAAGTTGACCGGTTTACTTCACGAAGAGGAACTCAAGTGGTACCAGTGGTCTAAGGCTCAATTCCTcttggaaggagactcaaatacAAGATACTTTTATAGTGTCGCCAATGGTCGACATAGAAAGAAACGCATTCATTCTCTGGTCCAAGAAGAGGAACTGATCGAAGGTCACGAGCAGCTGAAATCTTATATTACTTATTATTACAAAGGTCTATTTGGTGCCCCGGAGGAATCAGATGTATCCATGGATGAATCCAGGATTGATGATATCTCCCAAGTGTCGCTAGACGAAATTGCTATTTGAATTCTCCTTATTCAGAGGAAGAGATAAGAAAAGCGGTCTTTCAGATGGAACACAATAAGGCACCAGGACCAGACGGGTTCCCGGGTGAATTTTACTAGGCCTTTTGGGATACAATAAAGTCTGATCTATTGGATCTGTTTGTGGTCCTCCATGTTTTGCATTAACTTTGGTGAAATAATCCTTCTACCAAAGGTCAATAATGTGGAACGTATTCAGCAATACATACCAATATGTCTTTTAAATGCATCTTTCAAAATTTTCACTAAAGTTGCTACTATTAGACTTCATTTTGTGGCTGATCAAGTGGTGCATCCATCacagaccgctttcatgcaaggaaggaacatcctagatggggtggtcactttgcatgagacAATACATGAGATGCATCGTAAAAAGTTGAATGTGGTAatactcaaaatcgactttgaaaaatcCTATGATAAAATTAAATGAtcttttcttcaacaaacactcaggatgaaaggtttctcTAAGCAATGGCGTGCTCTAATTAATAATTTTGTTTTTGGTGGAGCAATCAAGGTCAACGATGACATTGGTAAATACTTCCAGACAAAAAAGGGTTAAGGCAAGGNNNNNNNNNNNNNNNNNNNNNNNNNNNNNNNNNNNNNNNNNNNNNNNNNNNNNNNNNNNNNNNNNNNNNNNNNNNNNNNNNNNNNNNNNNNNNNNNNNNNcataaccctttccaacaaattgtccacacttggaaattgaagctttattggactcaaaaaccaacttaaaaccatctcgataTAAAAGTGATCCGCTAACGtgattcttattaatggagggaacaTGCTGCgtattcttcagctggatggtctttcctGAAGTAAACTttagatccaccgtaccaacaccacgaacagaagcacgtgagccgtttcccatcagcatggagaaagtccttgcgacctgataagaagaaaacatagaaacatcagaacatacatctgtattggctccggtgtctatccacccatcaagagaattacatactgaaaggatagtaggagaaataccgtacccaacgtcctttatctcagtatcaacgccaataacaacatttgcggacttgccgttGTTCCCTCGCAGATCATGGCATTCTGGGCAAttaggagcccaatgtccaggagcgccacaaacatggcagttccctttcttcttataaggagtcttcctcttcaggttggttgagttggaggctttgttcttctcgtcaaacttgcATTCTCCATTGTttttattcttagacttgtgagattggaagttcttcttcattaccacattggcactagaacctctctcaaaactacgagcgcgtgtgtccttttcCCTCGACTTCTCTTCCACATGACGCGAggcaatgagatccgaaacggaaaactcttgtctcttatgtttcagagaagtagcaaagttcctccacgaaggaggaagcttggcaataatgccaccggccacaaatttatccggtaaggtacacttaaacttctcgagttctttggcaagggactgaatctcatgagcctgcacaaccacggagcgctcatcagtcatcttgtagtcatagtattgctctatGACATAAAATTCAGTGCCAGCGttcgagaccccaaatttggcctcgagcgcatcccacgcttctttaccatggtcgaaagccatgtatgggtcaacaatgttgtccccaagaatgctgaacaaggccgccttaaacatggcgtcgaccttctccaacttttcctgctcctctgcagaaAAAGGCCCCTCgggtctagcatctgtggcgctaaaacagcctacgtttgtaaaccatagaactgcctttgtgcgccacgtcttgtaatgcataccatcaaaaaggggaggtcgagtagcggcagcaaagctgcttgaattgatttgcctataatcaggtttttggattgttgaatatataagcaaatatccatatgaaataatccgtacaagtaattgataaatcatgactatgcaaataacaaataaaccaatcatgcagactagtaaggtagatgaacagatcacatctaaacaaggcaAACCGATCacatctaccacagaaactagaagaagaaactaaaagagaaacgacaagatcacacacTTTGCAGCAACgttgttgtcgcccatgttgaggttgccgaagaagccGCTGAGGTTCGGAAAGAAGTTGTCGGTgcagaggaactcgtcgtccaatcatgacgtcgtgatgccagtagtcgcgccggagcgctccccaaaaacctgttttctctcacccgtacaggttcacgagaggcagggttccggaggcctactgtcccggcagttggTGCACGCCAACGGGCGGGATGAGGAAGAAAAACGCGGCGgcacaatgaactggaaacaggtagtcgcgtatgcATCTAGTGCAGGCTAGGGTTTGCGTCCGCGCTtacatagtgcggttcgggaaggtcgtgagaTGAgttcacgatccagaaaaaccggaacgaAAATGGCTGTGTcaacgtccgttaatgactcgtaattgattacacaattaatttcccaaacagcaaaaacataagctcggctcggcgagattcccgcaacctgcagcgcgtcgtgacgaggcgaggcgtggcgaggcgaggcgggcggcggaggaggaggagtgcgcgatggctctctctcttctcactcacttactaggactaaaacagcccaccttatataccactccaactctcttgcaactagcaatgtgggactaaactttagcccccactagtgctgccactgatttttggaatgggccatgtgagtttcagaatttgataatgggccatgggccaaaggccaaatgcccaaaaattccagaatatggtattgtatatgatttctttcttccagatACCCAAAGGAGTCTTGAAAAGATTGGACtacttccgatcaagattcttttggcaaggggatagtgagaagaaaaaatatcggCTGACTAAATGGAGTGTTGTCTGCCTTCCAAAAGATCGAGGTGGACTTGGTGTCCATGATCTTGAATTTAAGAATAGGGCCTTGCTAGTTAAATGGATGGCCATGTTATTAATGGAGGACG contains:
- the LOC124662710 gene encoding uncharacterized protein LOC124662710, which translates into the protein MDDTPDHTPLLPPEGPADPSLSPPPSPRPAPVVHGAKNTQELGLSVALDSKKAAEATEKTERVSPAATGKKEERKSWFPRWTLASLVGGRGSAEAGAGDGSSSGGKGLSGAGHGSSSGGKDLSGAGPGSPSRAMAARNKEHVLIDIDIPSSSNSPAWTAPGGVRAGASTRVLPERKTRDRIDLLIDRSQVFQDFCSGHRLLADPSANLTAALREFAVPETAGAAACLQLAAAALYKTAIGGKIEEQPGAIAKNLASEAAILVAASGGLGADLSSDLAASASTSSTCSRSPEVLFYIAMSGSLGLLPYLNTIIPKDLQGLVAFLFGTVFSAATVGSLLLARGKDNADLQIATIVGAVSFTAFSLLVILFVSFALAGGNILLIFVLAAVVVSVHIWAWVRK